Below is a genomic region from Henckelia pumila isolate YLH828 chromosome 3, ASM3356847v2, whole genome shotgun sequence.
AagaaattattgattttcagagaTGAGTGGAAAAAGTACCGGGAAAGATTTTATAATCGGTGTAAAGTGAGGGCTGATGCTGAAAATGATGCTCAACTGAAGCAAAAATTGACTGAATTATCAAGAAAAGTTAGAAAGGTACTGTTAGTGAAtagtttgttttcaaaaaaaagaAATCACGATTCCTTATTTTGTCTGGCTTTACCAGCTTCCTTCTTATGAATTCGTGTAAATATAGTTTGAATGATTTCATTCCAAAGATTACATTTTTGGCCTCACAATTCACTCAACGTCGTTAGAACTTCATCAAATGCTGGTTTGTGGTAGGGGATGGACCGGGTTAAAAAAGGTCGAATTTTGTATTCAATCCTTGAAGAATTGACCATATGACTTTTGGGCTTTGAATGTGTGCTGCTTTAGAAAGAGTATTTGTTTGCTAGGTCTTGTTCAATAATGCATGTGTGCTTGCAGATTGATGATGGAATGGAAGAGCATAGCGAACTTCTCAAAGAGGTACAAGATAGTCCTCTTGACATAAATGCGATTGTAGCTAAGCGACGCAAGGATTTCACCGGAGACTTCTTTCGTCATCTCACTTTGCTTGCGGAAACCTATGATGGGTTGGAGGACCGAGATGGTAATATGCCTTAACATTTGACAACCCACCACATATCAGATTGCATTTTTCTTGTATTACTTCTATTTATTTCATCTGTTGAGTAATGGTATTCTGTATTTTGGAGAAACACTTTACGCTGGTGTATGATAAGAAAAATAATTGCTTAATACGATTAAAAGTTcaattaaatttgtttaattagGTAGAATATTTGTTTCATCATATGAGGTAGCGTAGGTCGTTAGCAAAATGATCATGTTCACGGCCTCAACGCTTCTGTATgattctttttcctttttttctttttgtacTACAAAAGCTTCTGTATGATTCTACTTGGCCTAAGAATGACTAAAGAGCATTGCATGTGTTCCTATGATTTGGCAGCCATTGCGCGACTTGGTGCTAGATGCTTAGCAGCGGTTAGTGCTTTTGACAACACTTTGGAGATTGTGGGCACTTTAGACACCGCCCAGGAAaaatttgatgatatcttgaatTCCTCATCGATAGATGTGGCTTGCGAAAAGATCAAAAGCCTTGCTAAGGCGAAAGAACTGGACTCATCCTTGATTCTACTGATTAATGGTGCTTGGGCATCTGCAAAGGAGTCTGCAAGCATGAAAAATGAGGTAGTATGGTTTTATCCGTGTTTGGCTTAAAATGCCGTTCTTTGTGCTATTGTATTCTCATTTACTCGAGAAATATGCTTAGTGTTATCATATAAATAACTGCTAGAAATTATTGACAGGTGAAAGAAATAATGTACCGTTTGTACAAAACGACACAAAGTAGTTTAAGGAGTATTGTACCGAAAGAAATCAAGCTGCTCAAGTATTTGCTGAACATAGCTGATCCTGAAGAGCGATTTTCCGCATTAGCCACAGCCTTCTCTCCTGGTGATGAACGTGACGTGAAAGAACAAAATGCCATATACACGTAAATCACATACCTTCCTCCAATCTTGACAAATAATTCATGTACTTTCTTTCATTATTTAAACATGTTTCCAATGTAATAATATGATAGAACGCCCAAGGAACTGCACAAATGGGTTAAGATCATGCTTGACGCATACCACCTGAACAAAGAAGAGACTGAAATTCAGGAAGCCAAGAAAATGAATCAACCTGTGGTGATCCAGAGACTCTTCATATTGAAAGAAACTATCGAAGAAGAGTACATGGAGCGGAATACCACAAGCGAAAAAGATGCAAACTCTGAGGACTCGTGAACAGATGTACTTCATGGCTTGTTGCTAAGCTTGGTGCTTCAATCTTGAGAGCTTCGATTCTATGGTAACAACATGCGATCAGCCCCATGTGTTCGGGGTGTGGTAAGTAGTGTTTTAGCTTTCGAGTTGGTAAAAGGGGTATGATCGATGCTTGTTTTGTGCCTGATGAATATTGAAGATGCTTGCAAGattttgccaaaaaaaaaaaaaaaaaaaaaaaaactcacgaGGTCGAGGCGGACCCATGAGGATCGTCTTGCTCGAATGAAACGagagaaataataataatttgatgTATTTCCATAaaatttgtctttttttttttaatctttaccCGAGCCGTCCCTCTTAAAACAATACAGTGCCCACGTGATTGTGGAAGAAAATTAGCTACCGAGAATTTTCCCTCATCATCATCAAATGTATCATCATCATAATATAAGAATCGAACTAGTTAATCAATTATCAAGGATCTTTTGATCTAGTGACAAAACATAAACTCTCATATATAATGTCTTGAGTTTGATTCTCACCCGTTTGAGTTGTTAGATTAGATAGGATTTTCACTTTGTAACAAAAAAAACTAGTTAATCAATTTAATATAGGCCGCCCATTCCAACAAAAAGTGGAAATCCTATCTAAAAACTCGGGAAAAAAACTAGTTCTTGATATAGAGTCCCAAAATATTAATTCCATCTATTTCGGGGAAAAATATCAAATAGCAAAACAGCATCTTTGGAGGTATCTTTATTGTTGGAATGTGTTGCCTTTAAATCGCGTGCACGATTTGAGTGACTCCGAACGGTCTTTGCGTGAGCCAAACAGCTAACTCACGTTTCTTTCGCATGGTGtcgaaaattttttaattaaataaactacTTAACTAATAATACGTTACTATAACTTCAATaaataactttttttaaaaatatatatatatatatattgcctTGATTTGGTGGAGTGATACCTTGCCGCTCCAAGATCGAATTTTCGGGCAAACCCATGTAAGAAAAATGAcagtttcataaaaaaattattgcccAGATTTCCTATAACTCGACTAAAGAACTAATTTAAACACAATACAGAATTCTAaaattagaaaacaaaaaattagcTGACGCGTAAAATTTATTGCGTGGTAGTACATAGCCATCTCTCAAAACAACCTAAACTTGATGATCTGCCGGCTTTGCCCTCACAAATGCCATAAATAAACTATGAAAACGAGGATTGTCGTGTTATTTTCATAATATGTATATTTGATTTCCAAAGGGTAAGATCGTCCTTCAGATTCCTGCTTGTACTTCACAAATTTGGATAACGTACTCTTTTAATGCTTACGAAAGATTCTATAAATATCATGTTCTCTATAGCAAATTAATACAATCTGTTTCTACGGATCTTTGTCAAATTGCAATCAACTTGTTGAGTGAGTGTTCTCTACAGATAATTCATTCTTTCTGTGATTGTTACTATTTCTGTTGCAGTTTTAGTGATTTTAAGCAAGTTGACCTGTGTTGTGTTATGATCAATCATTTTTGGTAATTTAAAAGTTAAGTTAATGGACATTATTGGTTATATGGCATTTGAATTTGGATTGATCGAAAGATTTTGTGGTGGTCTGCTTCTATTTTCTGGCTGCTGAGTTCTTATTTGATTTCACTTCAGTTCATTTAACTTTCTGATGATCATTGTGTTCTTATTCATTTTCTTGGCTAGCTATTTATCTGTTACTTCTATTTTTTGATCACTATAAAGTGTAAGTCAGTAGCTATTTATCCGTTACTTCTATTTTTTGTCTATTAACTAAAGAGGTGCAAGTCAGTAGTCCATATGTTTCATTAAGAGCTGAATTTTGTGGGTGAATATGTAAGGAATGGAGATGGAGTGGAAAGCAGCGCAGAGCATTGAAATAAGCGTAGACCTTGTATCTGAGGCAAAAAGTCAGCTCCAGTTTCTTGCGGCCGTGGATAGAAAGCGTTGGCTTTATGAAGGGCGGGGTCTCGAAAGGGCCATTACAAGGCAAGCCTTTTGTTCCGAAATTGCTGACACTGACAATTTTTATGTTCcagttttcaagatttttaatgaTCGATTGAGCCATTCGACATGAAATGCAACAAATAATAGCAATATTGTGATCCAAATATTGTTTAAATCTTTGATTGGTTTTTGCGTATTCTTGATGCCTGAAATTTGGATTCTACAAATTTCAGTTCATGTAGAGGTTGTCGGTGTTTTGTACTTCGTACATTGAAACACACAATGTTGTTGTTATACTTGCCATTTAATTTGTCTAATTTATAACCCTTCAGGTATAATACTTGTTGGCTTCCTTTGCTGGCAAAACATTCCGAATCCCCACTGTGTGAAGGCCCATTGGTGGTTCCATTAGACTGCGAATGGATTTGGCATTGTCACAGGCTAAATCCAGTATGCCTTTGTACTTTCGTTTTGTAGtttgcttttattttattcGACTCTACAGTAGATCAACTGATTCAtcgaaaattaattaattatctcatGTTCCAGGTCGTGTACAAATCGAACTGCGAAAAGTTCTATGTGAGAATTCTGGACAATTCTAATGTTGTTTCTACTGTGGGAGGAACTTTGACGAAGACATCAGAAGAAATTTGGAAGAATTTATACCCTGATGAGCCCTTTGAATTGGATCTAGCTGACACTCTGAATGACAATTCAAATGTAAAGCAACTTGGAGGCGAAAAGTGCACCATGTATGATCTAGTGTCAGCTGTTCGGAGGCAGAGTCCATTCTTTTACCAGGTgatgtcatattttaaatttgttttcattttgtcATCCTATAGCTTATTGTTTGTGCAACCTATCATTATTTTGGAGAAAGATCCTTTTAAGAAGTACCGAAATGCACGCGCGCACAAACATATACATACTCGTCATTGTTGCTTACTTAAGGTTTATGTGTGTCGTAGGTGTCCAGGCTTCATATGAACGACAACAGCTATCTTGAGGGAGCTGTGGCTAGGTACAAAGGATTTTTGCACCTTATTAAGAGAAATAAGGAGAGATTCATCAAAAGCTTCTCAGTTCCAACTTATGATATAGATCTCATTTGGCACACTCACCAGTTGCATCCGGTTTCTTATTGCAAAGAACTCATAGCAATAATGGGAAAAGTATTGGAACATGATGACTCTGATTCGGACAGAACTAAAGGGCAGAAACTGGATGTCGGATTTTCAGGGACTACAAAGAACTGGGAGGAACTGTATGGCTCTAGATATTGGAGAGCAGGAGCAATGTACAAAGGTAGCAACCCTTCGCCAGTCAGAACTACTCCGTACTCCGACATCTTGACCAGGGAAACGGCCACATCCAACGGAAGTCAAAGCATTACACTTCCTAAGATGAGAGTAGTGGAGGTATTTTTTAAGGAccttcatatttcatatatttcCATAAATTTAATTGCTTATAGAGTTATAGTCAAGCATAAACTAACAGAATTAAATTGAAGAGCTTTGATTCTTACAATGTTTGAGAGAGGGTGGGAAGAGAGACTGGATCCATGGATGGAAAACAGTTGATTTTCGAAACTTCTTATCTGAAAATTTCAGGTAATGCTAGAGTTTGTGGATGTAAGAAATCTTCCGGAAGCGCACAAAGGAAGTCTTTTGGTGTTCTTCAGTAAAACTCAACCTGATgcaatcttcaatgcaaagcaGAGCCTTACAATTTCGACTGAATCTGGAGATAAACAGGTGGCTTCCTTCAATTGTGAACCATCTGGgcatctgaaatttgaacttaTGTCATGCGTACCTTCCAGCTTACCCGTATTAAAGTCATACAAACCTATGGGCAGCTGTTCCATATCTTTAGAACATTTATTGGCCCCAGGTTCTTGCCCTATGGTGGAGAAATGGTTGGAATTGGTGCCAGTTTCAAATATGACAGAATCCAAACCAATTAGCCTACGAATGGCCATCTCAGTTGCTACGCCAACTCCGGCACCATATGTTCTTCGTATGATTCGTACTCAGCCATTCATGAAAAGCTCTTGCCGTTTCCCACGACCAGGAAGGGTTCAATTGGTTAAAAGTTGGACTAGAGTTGTCAATGAGGCTGGAGATTCTGTCATCAGTTTAAAGATCAGGTAAATTAAATTCCACAATTTTCTTTTTATGTGAGTTGCAGTGGTTTATAGGACTTTGATATGTCTAGCAGATTCATGATAAGTGGTAACTTATTTTCCTTCACTATAAGTTACCGACTGTGTTGTGACTTGATTATTATGGATCATTACTGAAGACAAGTTATTTCCTGGTCAAGTAGAAAATGGAACTTCATGAAGAAAAAGCAATTAAAGTTCATTTTTTTATGCGAATGACTTAGAATAGTGATTATCCTAAAGATAATACAAGGGTTGTGTTGATGCATTCATATTCCATTGGTTGAAATTTGTGTTCATCTACTCGAGCCACAAGGGTTTTTCTCTTGATCTTTTTCAGATTTAGGATTTTCTAATCACTTACATTTTATGGACTCATTACAGAGGTTTCAAAAAGTTGAAGGGTAAGAAAACCATAGTGAGAAGAGAGCTGGTGGGCATCATGCAATCAGGGGAAACATGCACACTGGCCGAGTTTTCCGATTCGAAGTGGTCATTTGTAAATTCTACATGGTCCCTTCAGTTTCCAAGTTCAAAACAAGATGATGGCCACCTCTTGGCGCTGATTGGCCCTCAGAATGTATGTCTTTTCCTTTTCTACTAGATTTCACAAACCCCTAAAAATGAATGCAAAATGGTGGAAGAATAGGGCAATGCATGTAATTCAAATGAACAAGTGTTGATCCGTGAATCATAGATTTGTATTTGATGGTCACGATTGTTATCATTTGTTAGATGACTATAACTTTGG
It encodes:
- the LOC140887654 gene encoding uncharacterized protein At4g37920 gives rise to the protein MAAKPSIFRAAMAPFPAELPSISSKLPTISTSPLMLPYLKSHKPKRNIRFFASPVTEAEADVEADVEVVEGCTMTQFCDKMIDVFLNEKPKSKDWKKLLIFRDEWKKYRERFYNRCKVRADAENDAQLKQKLTELSRKVRKIDDGMEEHSELLKEVQDSPLDINAIVAKRRKDFTGDFFRHLTLLAETYDGLEDRDAIARLGARCLAAVSAFDNTLEIVGTLDTAQEKFDDILNSSSIDVACEKIKSLAKAKELDSSLILLINGAWASAKESASMKNEVKEIMYRLYKTTQSSLRSIVPKEIKLLKYLLNIADPEERFSALATAFSPGDERDVKEQNAIYTTPKELHKWVKIMLDAYHLNKEETEIQEAKKMNQPVVIQRLFILKETIEEEYMERNTTSEKDANSEDS
- the LOC140887653 gene encoding glycine-rich domain-containing protein 1-like isoform X3; this encodes MEMEWKAAQSIEISVDLVSEAKSQLQFLAAVDRKRWLYEGRGLERAITRYNTCWLPLLAKHSESPLCEGPLVVPLDCEWIWHCHRLNPVVYKSNCEKFYVRILDNSNVVSTVGGTLTKTSEEIWKNLYPDEPFELDLADTLNDNSNVKQLGGEKCTMYDLVSAVRRQSPFFYQVSRLHMNDNSYLEGAVARYKGFLHLIKRNKERFIKSFSVPTYDIDLIWHTHQLHPVSYCKELIAIMGKVLEHDDSDSDRTKGQKLDVGFSGTTKNWEELYGSRYWRAGAMYKGSNPSPVRTTPYSDILTRETATSNGSQSITLPKMRVVEVMLEFVDVRNLPEAHKGSLLVFFSKTQPDAIFNAKQSLTISTESGDKQVASFNCEPSGHLKFELMSCVPSSLPVLKSYKPMGSCSISLEHLLAPGSCPMVEKWLELVPVSNMTESKPISLRMAISVATPTPAPYVLRMIRTQPFMKSSCRFPRPGRVQLVKSWTRVVNEAGDSVISLKIRGFKKLKGKKTIVRRELVGIMQSGETCTLAEFSDSKWSFVNSTWSLQFPSSKQDDGHLLALIGPQNVRLFNGGRLDYESANCLKHKHKHELESHLMTAIEFSADHPYGKAVALLDLKSGTVKVKDEWFLLPAIILSFMLGNVLLKEMYAKVRVGVKETQRSNEEINLKGMDWRTITDSGGCGGCGGGCGSGCGGMAVNGGCGGCGGGCGGGCGGMAKGGGCGGCGGGCGGGCCGGGCGGGGGCVDGQANQIIIQGNEILVA
- the LOC140887653 gene encoding glycine-rich domain-containing protein 1-like isoform X4 — translated: MCSGCGMEMEWKAAQSIEISVDLVSEAKSQLQFLAAVDRKRWLYEGRGLERAITRYNTCWLPLLAKHSESPLCEGPLVVPLDCEWIWHCHRLNPVVYKSNCEKFYVRILDNSNVVSTVGGTLTKTSEEIWKNLYPDEPFELDLADTLNDNSNVKQLGGEKCTMYDLVSAVRRQSPFFYQVSRLHMNDNSYLEGAVARYKGFLHLIKRNKERFIKSFSVPTYDIDLIWHTHQLHPVSYCKELIAIMGKVLEHDDSDSDRTKGQKLDVGFSGTTKNWEELYGSRYWRAGAMYKGSNPSPVRTTPYSDILTRETATSNGSQSITLPKMRVVEVMLEFVDVRNLPEAHKGSLLVFFSKTQPDAIFNAKQSLTISTESGDKQVASFNCEPSGHLKFELMSCVPSSLPVLKSYKPMGSCSISLEHLLAPGSCPMVEKWLELVPVSNMTESKPISLRMAISVATPTPAPYVLRMIRTQPFMKSSCRFPRPGRVQLVKSWTRVVNEAGDSVISLKIRGFKKLKGKKTIVRRELVGIMQSGETCTLAEFSDSKWSFVNSTWSLQFPSSKQDDGHLLALIGPQNVRLFNGGRLDYESANCLKHKHKHELESHLMTAIEFSADHPYGKAVALLDLKSGTVKSDGSFGNVRSKTSGSFSPPSYSALCLATYC
- the LOC140887653 gene encoding glycine-rich domain-containing protein 1-like isoform X1, whose protein sequence is MCSGCGMEMEWKAAQSIEISVDLVSEAKSQLQFLAAVDRKRWLYEGRGLERAITRYNTCWLPLLAKHSESPLCEGPLVVPLDCEWIWHCHRLNPVVYKSNCEKFYVRILDNSNVVSTVGGTLTKTSEEIWKNLYPDEPFELDLADTLNDNSNVKQLGGEKCTMYDLVSAVRRQSPFFYQVSRLHMNDNSYLEGAVARYKGFLHLIKRNKERFIKSFSVPTYDIDLIWHTHQLHPVSYCKELIAIMGKVLEHDDSDSDRTKGQKLDVGFSGTTKNWEELYGSRYWRAGAMYKGSNPSPVRTTPYSDILTRETATSNGSQSITLPKMRVVEVMLEFVDVRNLPEAHKGSLLVFFSKTQPDAIFNAKQSLTISTESGDKQVASFNCEPSGHLKFELMSCVPSSLPVLKSYKPMGSCSISLEHLLAPGSCPMVEKWLELVPVSNMTESKPISLRMAISVATPTPAPYVLRMIRTQPFMKSSCRFPRPGRVQLVKSWTRVVNEAGDSVISLKIRGFKKLKGKKTIVRRELVGIMQSGETCTLAEFSDSKWSFVNSTWSLQFPSSKQDDGHLLALIGPQNVRLFNGGRLDYESANCLKHKHKHELESHLMTAIEFSADHPYGKAVALLDLKSGTVKVKDEWFLLPAIILSFMLGNVLLKEMYAKVRVGVKETQRSNEEINLKGMDWRTITDSGGCGGCGGGCGSGCGGMAVNGGCGGCGGGCGGGCGGMAKGGGCGGCGGGCGGGCCGGGCGGGGGCVDGQANQIIIQGNEILVA
- the LOC140887653 gene encoding glycine-rich domain-containing protein 1-like isoform X2, with amino-acid sequence MCSGCGMEMEWKAAQSIEISVDLVSEAKSQLQFLAAVDRKRWLYEGRGLERAITRYNTCWLPLLAKHSESPLCEGPLVVPLDCEWIWHCHRLNPVVYKSNCEKFYVRILDNSNVVSTVGGTLTKTSEEIWKNLYPDEPFELDLADTLNDNSNVKQLGGEKCTMYDLVSAVRRQSPFFYQVSRLHMNDNSYLEGAVARYKGFLHLIKRNKERFIKSFSVPTYDIDLIWHTHQLHPVSYCKELIAIMGKVLEHDDSDSDRTKGQKLDVGFSGTTKNWEELYGSRYWRAGAMYKGSNPSPVRTTPYSDILTRETATSNGSQSITLPKMRVVEVMLEFVDVRNLPEAHKGSLLVFFSKTQPDAIFNAKQSLTISTESGDKQVASFNCEPSGHLKFELMSCVPSSLPVLKSYKPMGSCSISLEHLLAPGSCPMVEKWLELVPVSNMTESKPISLRMAISVATPTPAPYVLRMIRTQPFMKSSCRFPRPGRVQLVKSWTRVVNEAGDSVISLKIRGFKKLKGKKTIVRRELVGIMQSGETCTLAEFSDSKWSFVNSTWSLQFPSSKQDDGHLLALIGPQNVRLFNGGRLDYESANCLKHKHKHELESHLMTAIEFSADHPYGKAVALLDLKSGTVKVKDEWFLLPAIILSFMLGNVLLKEMYAKVRVGVKETQRSNEEINLKGMDWRTITDSGGCGGCGGGCGSGCGGMAVNGGCGGCGGGCGGGCGGMAKGGGCGGCGGGCGGGCGGGGGCVDGQANQIIIQGNEILVA